The Dyadobacter sandarakinus DNA window GCGCTGATGGGCTCAGGCATGAGCGGGCAATCCTTTGCTTTCCATGGATACCTCCCGATCGACAAGGCTATGCGAAAGAAAGCCCTGCAAACCTTGGAAAGAGAGGCAAGACAACGCGGGCAAAGCCAGATTTTCATGGAAACCCCATTCCGTAACAATCAGCTGCTGGAAGCTGTGCTGGAAACCTGCCAGCCCGACACCCGCCTCTGCATTGCCGCAGACATTACAGGACAGGAAGAACTGATCAGGACCTTACCCGTCACCAAATGGAAGCAGTCGCGACCCGATCTTCATAAGAAACCAACCATTTTCATCATTGGTTAAAACCCATTCAATCAGCTTCTTTCGCATTTTGGACACAGAAAGTACATTTTTCTTTCCAACCCGGCGCGTGTAATTATGCTCCTATCAGCAGACTCACGTTTATGTTTTACCTAAATGATTTTGCCATGAGAAAGTGGTTGCTTTATGCAGGAATGGTCATTACACTATTTGTCTCGGGGTGCAATGACAACGGAAATATCAACACAACGACCATCATCGACGCTAATTTTCAGACCGGCGTAGATGGCTGGACGCCGGGCTTTTCCGAGTTTTCAACGGACACAGACAGTGCCACCCTTCAAACAGCCGCCGGGGTTGCCCGACTTCCGAAAGGATTGGATACAACCCAGTATGCGATGCGGATGCAAGCGCAAAACGGGAGTGACGACATGTTTATGTTTCTGAAAAAGAAAGTGAGCGGGTTTGTACCCAATCAAACCTACAACATCAACATTGAACTCACACTTGGCACACAGTACCCTGCTGCCAGCATGGGCACCGGCGGTTCTCCGGGCAGTTCCGTGTACCTCAAAGCCGGCGCTTCACCCATTGAACCCGTAGTAAAGCTCGACAAAGGGTTTTACCATTTTTCTCTGGATAAAGGTCAGCAGTCCCAGGCCGGGAAAGATGCCGTATTGCTGGGAGATGTGGCCAATGGAGAAGAAGATTTCGTGTACCGGCTGGTACAACGCTCTAATGCCGGTAAGCCGATCTCTGTAAAAGCCAATGCAGCAGGCGAAATCTGGTTTTTTGTCGGTACCGACTCGGGCTTTGAAGGCCTGAGTATTTTCTACTACGACCGCATTCGCATTACTGCCACTGAGCAGTTGCAGGATTAAGCGTTAAAAAACGCTGTAAAAAGGCCGGAGCTAAGGTTTGCAAACTGTTTGCTAACTTAGCCCCGGTCTTTTTACATTACTGATCCTGCACAATGGTCCGCATACAATCGTTTGTCTTCAATCCCTTTTCTGAAAATACCTATATACTGTCTGACGAAACGGGCGAAGCGATTATCGTGGATCCGGGTTGTTACGAGCGGGCGGAGTTTGATGAGCTCGACCGCTATCTGAAAGCGGAGAATCTGAAACCTGCAGGCATCTTCAACACGCATGCCCACATTGACCATGTGCTGGGCGTAGCCGAAATCAAGCGAAAGTATCAGATCCCGTTTTACCTGCACCGCCTGGACGAACCGCTGCTGAAAGCCGTAAAGGCCTATGCTTCCAATTACGGCTTTGCGCGCTTCGACGAACCTGAAATTGATGGCTACCTGGACGAGTCAACACCGGTTACCTTTGGAAATACGAAGCTGAAAGTACTTTTTGTGCCCGGGCATGCGCCGGGGCATGTTGCATTTGTGAGCGATAATGACCGGTTTGTAATCGGCGGTGATGTTTTGTTCCGCATGAGTATCGGGCGTACGGACCTGCCCGGAGGCAACCTTCCTACCCTGCTCAGCAGCATCCGCACGCAGCTTTTCACACTGCCTGATGATTATAAGGTATACGCCGGCCACATGGAGCCTACGACCATAGGTTTTGAAAAGAAAAACAACCCTTTTTTCCGATAGCACATGATCCGCCGTAACATTCCCAATGCACTCACCTGCGGAAACCTGCTTTGCGGGTGCATCGGTGTCGTGGAAGCATTCCATAATAACCTGCTGCTTTCCTGTGTACTGACAGGTATTGCGCTCATTTTTGATTTTCTTGACGGTTTCCTCGCACGCCTGCTCAAAGCGTCTTCCCCTATCGGTAAAGACCTGGACTCACTGGCAGACATGGTTACATTCGGCCTGCTGCCTTCCATTATCATGTACCAGCTGCTGATGCAGAGCATACCCGACCTGTTTGGAATATGGAAAGCCTATCTCGCATTTATCATTGCCATTTTCTCGGCCATACGCCTCGCGAAGTTTAACAACGATCCCCGCCAAAGTGATACGTTTATCGGTGTCCCTACCCCGGCGAATGCAATGCTGATTTCATCTCTTCCTTTTATCGTCCACACCCGGGACGCATACTGGAAAACGCTGATCATCGATACCAACCATTTGCTGATCCTCACCGTGGTCATGTCTGTCCTCCTGGTTACCGAGGTGCCCCTGATTGCGCTGAAATTTAAGAACTTCGGCTGGAAAGGCAATGAAGCCCGGTACGTGCTGATAGCGCTCACCGTGGTATTGCTTGTATTTCTGCAATTTCTGGCTATTCCGGCTATTATGCTGCTCTATGTCGGCCTGTCTGTCCTTGATAATCTGAGAAAAAAGTAAAAGCACTGCTGGCCCGGCGTTTTTATTGCAAATTTGTATAGCTGCACACTATATATTCCTGACATCATGCATTGATTTTACAAAAAATGACATTCTCCCGAATAACCGGCCTCGGCTACTATGTGCCTGCCAACGTAGTCACCAATGATGATCTGAAGCAATGGATGGATACGTCCGATGAATGGATCAGGGAGCGCACGGGCATCCGCGAAAGGCGCTACTTCGAATACGGAAAAGATACCAATTACAGCATGGCGGCCGAAGCGTCGCGCCAGGCACTGGACCGTGCAGGCCTGCAACCCGGCGACATTGACGTGATCGTGTATGCGACGATTACCCCCGATTACTTTTTCCCGGGATCAGCTTTTCTCATGCAGCGCGAGCTGGGTATGGAAGGCAAGCCCGTGATCGACATCCGCGAGCAGTGTTCCGGTTTTGTATATGCATTATCCATTGCCGATCAGTTTATCAAATCGGGTATGTACCGGTCGGCTCTGGTGATCGGGTCAGAAATACAATCAAGCTGGATCGATAAGAGTACAGCCGGCAGAAGTACGGCGGTGATTTTCGGCGACGGTGCAGGAGCAGCCGTTTTGGTGGCCAGCGAGGATGCCGGCCATCGCATCCTGTCTACCCACCTCCATGCCGACGGTCGTTTTGCAGAAGAATTGTATGTAAAAGAACCTGGCAGCAGTCGTGCCGGCAGGCCTGTCAGTCATGAAATGCTGGAAGAAGGAGGCTATAATGTATATATGAACGGCAATGCTGTTTTCAAGCACGCTATTGCACGGTTCGGGGAGGTTATCATAGAGGCGCTGCATGCAAACGGGCTCAAACCAGAGGACATAGACCTGCTGGTACCCCACCAGGCCAACATCAGGATCAGCGAGTATGTACGGCAGCAACTGCAGTTGCCGGAAACAAAGGTTGTCAACAACATCGAGCGTTTCGGTAATACCACCGCCGCATCTATTCCGATAGCGCTGGCCGAAGCCTGGGAAGCCGGTCGTGTGAAGGAAGGCGGGCTGGTGTGCCTGGCTGCATTCGGGAGCGGCTTCACCTGGGCGTCTGCGCTGATCCGCTGGTAAGGTACCCGGCCGCCGCAACGTCCTGGCACAAACCATTGTATATACGTTTGAAATTAATATTGTCCGACCGAAAGCATGACCAAAGTACAGCCTTCTATTGGTATGATATTTTTATCAGCCAACATGTTTTCAAATTCAGGATTTTCGGTACCAGGGTTGAAAATTACGCGTTTAGGGTTCAAAGAAATGATGTAGTCGTAATATTCGGGCTGGTGGCTGGAATTAATGTAGAGTGTTACCGTATCTACATCTTTCCAGTCAATCTTCTCCAGGTGAATTTCCTCCTGCACGGCAAATCCTTTTCTGCGGCCCAGTAATAATACCGGGTGCCCGTAATTTTTGAGTTTTTGTGCTGCCAGGTATGCGTACCTGGACGGGTTTGAGGTTGCTCCAATGATCAGCGTGCGCTTCATATTCGTAAAGGTTGTTTTGTTAAACAGAAGAAATACTATCCCTATAAGGACCAAACAACAACAAAAGAATGCCAGATCGTCCCGGCACCGGCAGGCCGGCAGGCATGGTTATATCAATTTGGAAAAACCTTTTACACCTAATTATTATCCTTATCACAATGAATGAGTCAAATGCAAGTCGGAGTTTCTGGAATGAAAAGTGGGCAAAAATCAACTTCGACGAAATCGAGAACGCTCCTCATTACGAAGTTTCCAATTACGGGAGATTGAAAAGCTTTCAGAACAACCCGAAAGAAGGTGTAGTGATAAAGGGCTCAGTCATACAGGGTTACCGATCATTAAACATACGTGTGGCTGGCGGAAAAACCATTAACCGCTATGTGCATAAGCTGGTTGCAGAGCATTTTGTAGACAAGCCCGGCGATACGCATAACTATGTGATTCATGTAGATTTTGACAAACAAAACAACTACTATGAAAACCTGCGCTGGGTTACGAAGACAGAAATGATCGAGCATAACCGTGAAAACCCTGCTTTTATCAACCGGGTCATTCCACGCCGGACAAAGAACTACAAGCTGACAGAAAGCAAGGTGAGAATCATCAAGAAGCTGCTTAAAAATGACAATAACCGCCTGAAAATGATTGCAAAGCAGTTTGGTATTACCCATACGCAGCTCAACCGTATCCGCTCGGGAGAGAACTGGAAGCACGTTACTATCGAAGAATAGGCCGGCTCAGGAGCGGCCAGCAGTGGACACCGTATATCCGCTCCCGTTCACGCCTTCTTCATAATCTACCGATACACCTATGACATACATCAGGTGGCGCTTATCGATCAATACTTTAATTCCTTCTATGATATAAGTCTGGTCAAATTCTGTGGGGGTGTCAAAGCCTAAAAGAAATGTGCCGCTGCATGCACCACCCCGCATCCCCACCCTGAGCCCATAGGTTTCGGGGATTTTATTGGCTTGCAGGGTAGACCTGATTTCAAGCCGGGCATTCTCAGTCAGCTGGATCGGATTTTCCATTTATTTGTAATTCCTGCGCAATTATCTCCCATCAACAACAATCGGATGTAATCCATTCGCGCTTTTCTTGTAAATCTGCCCTAAATACATGTAATCGTTTTAATTTTGTTTCTGTTTTTGAGACAAAATCAACAATGTGATTGCTTTATGGATTATTTATGGTTACTAATTGTTCTGCTTATTGCTGTGGCTGTGATCTATGGCACTTACCTGACAATTACAACGGTAGCAGAAAAAATATTTGAAAAACAAAGATGGGAGATCAGGAGCAAAAATGTAGAAATAACACTTCCACTCCGGCTTCAGGCTTATGAACGCATGTGTATTTTTTTGGAAAGAATTTCACCTAATAACCTGTTGCTCAGGACGACTGTGACGGCCACGTCTGCGGTAGAGCTGCAAGAAATTGTGCTGATGGAAATCCGGAACGAATACAACCATAATGTCGCCCAGCAGCTTTATATGAGTCAGGGAGCCTGGGAGCAGGTTACAGCAGCCATGAACGAGACCGTGGCCGCGATCAACCAGGCAGCGGCCCAGGTACCCGCAGAAGCTCCTGCTGCCGAGCTGGCTAAACAAATTTTTGCACAAATCATGGGGCAGGAAGCACAGCCCGTAACGCGCGCACTCGGCGTGCTAAGAGAAGAGATCAGAATGCTCTTCTAAAATCAGAAAAAAACGAAATGTTATATCCCAATACAATAGAACAAAAACTGGGTTTCGACAAACTCAGGGACTGGCTTCGCGGAGCCTGCATCAGCCCGCTTGGGCAGTATTATGTCGAGAAAATAAGATTTTCGGACAACTTTGGCATGGTTGAGAAGCTGGTCAGTCAAACTGCCGAGATGCAGAAAATACTTTCCACAGGGGAGAATTTTCCATCCCAGAACTACATTGACGCCACACCTTACCTGAAAAGGGCACAGATTGAAGGAATGCTGCTCACGCAGACTGAATTTTTTGATCTGAAAGTTTCGCTGCTGACCATCCGCATGTGCCTCCGCTTTTTTGAGTCGCAGGAGCCGGAAGCTTTTCCTTTGCTCGGTGAATATGCGAAGACCATCCGTGTGGAAAAAGCAGTAACCGATTCCATCGACCGCATGATCGACGAGCGCGGACAAATCCGTGACTCGGCCTCCCCTGAACTTTCCCGCATCCGCAAGAAGCTGATCTCCGAACAGGCGGGCATCCGCAAAAAGCTGGACACGATTTTACGTTCAGCCAAAAGCAGCGGCTGGGTAGGCGATGACGTGTCGCTCACTGTTCGTAACGGAAGGATGGTTATCCCCGTCGCGGCTGAGCATAAGCGCAAGTTGCGCGGGTTTATTCACGATGAGTCTGCTACGGGACAAACCGTTTTTATTGAACCTACGGATGTATTTGAGTCGAACAATGAGATCCGCGAGCTCGAATACGAGGAGCGGAGGGAGATCAACCGCATTCTTATGGAGCTTACCAGCTACCTGCGGCCTTTCGTACCCGACCTTCAAAAGGCGTATATGTTCCTTGGCCTCATGGATTTTCTCAGGGCAAAGGCCCGGCTGGCAGCAGAAATGAATGCGATCAGCCCGGCATTTTACAACCGGCAGTTTATCGACTGGCGCCAGGCACGTCATCCCCTTTTGCATTTGTCTTTCCAGAAACAGGGAAAAAAGGTAGTGCCGCTCAACATTGCGCTGGATGAAAAACAACGGATCCTGATCGTTTCAGGACCGAATGCCGGTGGAAAGTCCGTTTCGCTGAAAACCGTAGGGCTGATCCAGTACATGTTTCAGTGCGGACTACTGGTACCGGTTGCCGAGGATACGTCCATGGGCTTTTTCCAGAATATCTTTATTGATATTGGTGACGAGCAATCGCTTGACAATGATCTGAGTACATACAGCTCGCACCTTACCAACATGCGCCACTTCCTGACGCTGGCTAACAAACGCACACTTTTTCTGATTGACGAATTCGGTACCGGAACAGAACCCGGCCTGGGCGGAGCGATTGCCGAGGCAATTCTCGAAAACCTCACCCGCTCCGGCGCTTATGGTGTGATCAACACGCATTACACCAACCTGAAAGTACTTGCAGACAAAACGGAGGGACTGGTAAACGGAGCCATGCGCTTTGACGGCGAGCACCTGGAACCCCTCTACCAGCTTGAAATAGGCCGGCCGGGCAGCTCCTTTGCATTTGAAATAGCCTCAAAGATCGGCCTGCCCAATGCCGTGATCGACCGGGCCAAGGAAAAGCTGGGTACGCAGCAGGTAAGTTTTGAAAAACTGTTAAAAGAGCTGGATATCGAGCGACGCGT harbors:
- a CDS encoding HesB/IscA family protein — translated: MENPIQLTENARLEIRSTLQANKIPETYGLRVGMRGGACSGTFLLGFDTPTEFDQTYIIEGIKVLIDKRHLMYVIGVSVDYEEGVNGSGYTVSTAGRS
- a CDS encoding MBL fold metallo-hydrolase codes for the protein MVRIQSFVFNPFSENTYILSDETGEAIIVDPGCYERAEFDELDRYLKAENLKPAGIFNTHAHIDHVLGVAEIKRKYQIPFYLHRLDEPLLKAVKAYASNYGFARFDEPEIDGYLDESTPVTFGNTKLKVLFVPGHAPGHVAFVSDNDRFVIGGDVLFRMSIGRTDLPGGNLPTLLSSIRTQLFTLPDDYKVYAGHMEPTTIGFEKKNNPFFR
- a CDS encoding DUF7935 family protein: MDYLWLLIVLLIAVAVIYGTYLTITTVAEKIFEKQRWEIRSKNVEITLPLRLQAYERMCIFLERISPNNLLLRTTVTATSAVELQEIVLMEIRNEYNHNVAQQLYMSQGAWEQVTAAMNETVAAINQAAAQVPAEAPAAELAKQIFAQIMGQEAQPVTRALGVLREEIRMLF
- a CDS encoding NUMOD4 domain-containing protein; the protein is MNESNASRSFWNEKWAKINFDEIENAPHYEVSNYGRLKSFQNNPKEGVVIKGSVIQGYRSLNIRVAGGKTINRYVHKLVAEHFVDKPGDTHNYVIHVDFDKQNNYYENLRWVTKTEMIEHNRENPAFINRVIPRRTKNYKLTESKVRIIKKLLKNDNNRLKMIAKQFGITHTQLNRIRSGENWKHVTIEE
- a CDS encoding beta-ketoacyl-ACP synthase III, whose translation is MTFSRITGLGYYVPANVVTNDDLKQWMDTSDEWIRERTGIRERRYFEYGKDTNYSMAAEASRQALDRAGLQPGDIDVIVYATITPDYFFPGSAFLMQRELGMEGKPVIDIREQCSGFVYALSIADQFIKSGMYRSALVIGSEIQSSWIDKSTAGRSTAVIFGDGAGAAVLVASEDAGHRILSTHLHADGRFAEELYVKEPGSSRAGRPVSHEMLEEGGYNVYMNGNAVFKHAIARFGEVIIEALHANGLKPEDIDLLVPHQANIRISEYVRQQLQLPETKVVNNIERFGNTTAASIPIALAEAWEAGRVKEGGLVCLAAFGSGFTWASALIRW
- a CDS encoding endonuclease MutS2, which gives rise to MLYPNTIEQKLGFDKLRDWLRGACISPLGQYYVEKIRFSDNFGMVEKLVSQTAEMQKILSTGENFPSQNYIDATPYLKRAQIEGMLLTQTEFFDLKVSLLTIRMCLRFFESQEPEAFPLLGEYAKTIRVEKAVTDSIDRMIDERGQIRDSASPELSRIRKKLISEQAGIRKKLDTILRSAKSSGWVGDDVSLTVRNGRMVIPVAAEHKRKLRGFIHDESATGQTVFIEPTDVFESNNEIRELEYEERREINRILMELTSYLRPFVPDLQKAYMFLGLMDFLRAKARLAAEMNAISPAFYNRQFIDWRQARHPLLHLSFQKQGKKVVPLNIALDEKQRILIVSGPNAGGKSVSLKTVGLIQYMFQCGLLVPVAEDTSMGFFQNIFIDIGDEQSLDNDLSTYSSHLTNMRHFLTLANKRTLFLIDEFGTGTEPGLGGAIAEAILENLTRSGAYGVINTHYTNLKVLADKTEGLVNGAMRFDGEHLEPLYQLEIGRPGSSFAFEIASKIGLPNAVIDRAKEKLGTQQVSFEKLLKELDIERRVFAEKNIEAGIKERKLAQQLASYTLLKEKLETNEKRIVNEAKLKAKNLISDANQLIENTIREIKENKAEKEKTRTARTGLENFGKQNLKLEEVAAPVAEEEVFEPEVGDITPGSYVRITGQTAVGEVLSIKGKDAEIRIGELKSNVKLNRLEKVSNKTYRVATGEKKVKTAARGIDLNERMLNFSFNLDMRGKRGEEALGLVDQFMDNAIMLGYDELRIVHGKGDGILRTLVRNHLRTYPQVAGMTDEHPDRGGAGVTIVKLK
- the pssA gene encoding CDP-diacylglycerol--serine O-phosphatidyltransferase, producing MIRRNIPNALTCGNLLCGCIGVVEAFHNNLLLSCVLTGIALIFDFLDGFLARLLKASSPIGKDLDSLADMVTFGLLPSIIMYQLLMQSIPDLFGIWKAYLAFIIAIFSAIRLAKFNNDPRQSDTFIGVPTPANAMLISSLPFIVHTRDAYWKTLIIDTNHLLILTVVMSVLLVTEVPLIALKFKNFGWKGNEARYVLIALTVVLLVFLQFLAIPAIMLLYVGLSVLDNLRKK
- a CDS encoding CoA-binding protein — translated: MKRTLIIGATSNPSRYAYLAAQKLKNYGHPVLLLGRRKGFAVQEEIHLEKIDWKDVDTVTLYINSSHQPEYYDYIISLNPKRVIFNPGTENPEFENMLADKNIIPIEGCTLVMLSVGQY